A genomic region of Oryza glaberrima chromosome 1, OglaRS2, whole genome shotgun sequence contains the following coding sequences:
- the LOC127776138 gene encoding uncharacterized protein LOC127776138 isoform X3, which translates to MKRRMILHLMGCPQLLMKLFNLSNQCYASTYTNACHPSNSTLPVTLWGDRSTAFDAEKIYKDGQTKPQVVVFVGTLIRDYAGIGLTITGSSPCKWYINLDIPDVLKLKESFSVNFQPIWVENAAPAFNQDTPEEKTIKEILKLNPHKYKRARFIVNVTIKSIHDENCWWYNSCDRCCRTSKPYGSTYRCSSCCYIGMPVPRYKVVLTAADNTSEAAFVLFGRIAHRLIHRPVESLIEENPPDFIPAEIQALVDQAFVWNVSFTEHTVKRNQESLQVNSIVSSGAPKQHFLPISPSTSGGTSTIVPLSPGTSLQTPPAASESSIESRSSTRGKQSASLQPSLSTPTKYVVSAAADDTPTSKSNPSGSTKKKYVVLAYPMQSQTMQPSIDDKATTEPKSGQKTLEHPSLPAAGPSESESEHKIKGTFVNTPDDPPISPSVPSKSASKKRTNTIASVPAPPAKKLFKEHSQHTKDQSE; encoded by the exons CAACTCAACACTGCCTGTCACACTGTGGGGAGATCGATCAACTGCTTTTGATGCAGAGAAAATATATAAGGATGGCCAAACTAAACCCCAGGTTGTCGTGTTTGTTGGAACACTTATCAGAGATTATGCAGGGATAG GCTTAACAATAACTGGTAGCTCACCATGCAAATGGTATATCAATCTGGACATACCTGACGTGCTCAAATTGAAAGAAAG CTTCAGTGTCAACTTCCAGCCAATCTGGGTTGAAAATGCTGCTCCTGCATTCAACCAAGACACTCCAGAGGAAAAAACCATTAAAGAAATTCTAAAACTAAATCCGCACAAATATAAG CGAGCACGTTTTATTGTCAATGTTACTATCAAGAGCATACATGATGAAAACTGCTGGTGGTACAATTCATGTGACCGATGCTGCAGAACTTCAAAGCCATATGGTTCTACCTATAGATGCTCTAGCTGTTGTTATATAGGAATGCCAGTGCCAAG ATACAAAGTTGTGCTCACTGCCGCAGACAACACTTCTGAAGCTGCATTTGTCCTCTTCGGACGAATTGCACATCGCCTAATACACAGACCAGTGGAGTCTCTAATCGAAGAAAATCCACCTGACTTTATCCCAGCTGAGATCCAAGCTCTTGTAGATCAAGCCTTTGTATGGAATGTCAGCTTCACTGAACACACAGTTAAACGGAATCAAGAATCCTTACAGGTCAATAGCATTGTATCATCTGGTGCCCCAAAACAGCACTTCCTGCCTATCTCACCGTCTACTTCAGGAGGCACCTCAACTATCGTACCACTGAGCCCTGGCACTTCACTCCAAACACCACCCGCAGCAAGCGAAAGCAGTATTGAATCACGGTCATCAACCAGAGGAAAGCAAAGTGCATCTCTACAGCCAAGTCTATCAACACCAACAAAATATGTTGTTAGCGCTGCAGCAGATGACACACCAACTAGCAAGTCCAACCCCTCAGGATCCACCAAAAAGAAATATGTTGTCTTAGCATATCCTATGCAATCTCAAACAATGCAGCCTTCCATTGATGATAAG GCCACAACTGAGCCAAAGAGTGGACAGAAAACTTTGGAACATCCATCTCTTCCTGCAGCTGGACCGTCTGAATCTGAATCTGAACATAAG ATCAAaggaacttttgtcaatacaCCTGATGATCCACCTATTAGCCCTTCTGTGCCTAGCAAAAGTGCAAGCAAAAAAAG AACCAACACTATAGCTTCAGTTCCAGCTCCACCTGCTAAGAAGCTATTCAAAGAACATTCCCAGCACACAAAGGATCAAAG TGAATGA
- the LOC127776138 gene encoding uncharacterized protein LOC127776138 isoform X2, giving the protein MPQPIQMPVTRDIMGVITEISSTSIVRPRSRDADSLKGTLQICDAYNSTLPVTLWGDRSTAFDAEKIYKDGQTKPQVVVFVGTLIRDYAGIGLTITGSSPCKWYINLDIPDVLKLKESFSVNFQPIWVENAAPAFNQDTPEEKTIKEILKLNPHKYKRARFIVNVTIKSIHDENCWWYNSCDRCCRTSKPYGSTYRCSSCCYIGMPVPRYKVVLTAADNTSEAAFVLFGRIAHRLIHRPVESLIEENPPDFIPAEIQALVDQAFVWNVSFTEHTVKRNQESLQVNSIVSSGAPKQHFLPISPSTSGGTSTIVPLSPGTSLQTPPAASESSIESRSSTRGKQSASLQPSLSTPTKYVVSAAADDTPTSKSNPSGSTKKKYVVLAYPMQSQTMQPSIDDKATTEPKSGQKTLEHPSLPAAGPSESESEHKIKGTFVNTPDDPPISPSVPSKSASKKRTNTIASVPAPPAKKLFKEHSQHTKDQSE; this is encoded by the exons ATATTATGGGCGTCATTACTGAGATCAGTTCCACATCTATTGTGCGTCCAAGGTCAAGGGATGCTGATAGTTTAAAAGGAACATTGCAGATCTGTGATGCTTA CAACTCAACACTGCCTGTCACACTGTGGGGAGATCGATCAACTGCTTTTGATGCAGAGAAAATATATAAGGATGGCCAAACTAAACCCCAGGTTGTCGTGTTTGTTGGAACACTTATCAGAGATTATGCAGGGATAG GCTTAACAATAACTGGTAGCTCACCATGCAAATGGTATATCAATCTGGACATACCTGACGTGCTCAAATTGAAAGAAAG CTTCAGTGTCAACTTCCAGCCAATCTGGGTTGAAAATGCTGCTCCTGCATTCAACCAAGACACTCCAGAGGAAAAAACCATTAAAGAAATTCTAAAACTAAATCCGCACAAATATAAG CGAGCACGTTTTATTGTCAATGTTACTATCAAGAGCATACATGATGAAAACTGCTGGTGGTACAATTCATGTGACCGATGCTGCAGAACTTCAAAGCCATATGGTTCTACCTATAGATGCTCTAGCTGTTGTTATATAGGAATGCCAGTGCCAAG ATACAAAGTTGTGCTCACTGCCGCAGACAACACTTCTGAAGCTGCATTTGTCCTCTTCGGACGAATTGCACATCGCCTAATACACAGACCAGTGGAGTCTCTAATCGAAGAAAATCCACCTGACTTTATCCCAGCTGAGATCCAAGCTCTTGTAGATCAAGCCTTTGTATGGAATGTCAGCTTCACTGAACACACAGTTAAACGGAATCAAGAATCCTTACAGGTCAATAGCATTGTATCATCTGGTGCCCCAAAACAGCACTTCCTGCCTATCTCACCGTCTACTTCAGGAGGCACCTCAACTATCGTACCACTGAGCCCTGGCACTTCACTCCAAACACCACCCGCAGCAAGCGAAAGCAGTATTGAATCACGGTCATCAACCAGAGGAAAGCAAAGTGCATCTCTACAGCCAAGTCTATCAACACCAACAAAATATGTTGTTAGCGCTGCAGCAGATGACACACCAACTAGCAAGTCCAACCCCTCAGGATCCACCAAAAAGAAATATGTTGTCTTAGCATATCCTATGCAATCTCAAACAATGCAGCCTTCCATTGATGATAAG GCCACAACTGAGCCAAAGAGTGGACAGAAAACTTTGGAACATCCATCTCTTCCTGCAGCTGGACCGTCTGAATCTGAATCTGAACATAAG ATCAAaggaacttttgtcaatacaCCTGATGATCCACCTATTAGCCCTTCTGTGCCTAGCAAAAGTGCAAGCAAAAAAAG AACCAACACTATAGCTTCAGTTCCAGCTCCACCTGCTAAGAAGCTATTCAAAGAACATTCCCAGCACACAAAGGATCAAAG TGAATGA
- the LOC127776138 gene encoding uncharacterized protein LOC127776138 isoform X4, whose translation MNRMILHLMGCPQLLMKLFNLSNQCYASTYTNACHPSNSTLPVTLWGDRSTAFDAEKIYKDGQTKPQVVVFVGTLIRDYAGIGLTITGSSPCKWYINLDIPDVLKLKESFSVNFQPIWVENAAPAFNQDTPEEKTIKEILKLNPHKYKRARFIVNVTIKSIHDENCWWYNSCDRCCRTSKPYGSTYRCSSCCYIGMPVPRYKVVLTAADNTSEAAFVLFGRIAHRLIHRPVESLIEENPPDFIPAEIQALVDQAFVWNVSFTEHTVKRNQESLQVNSIVSSGAPKQHFLPISPSTSGGTSTIVPLSPGTSLQTPPAASESSIESRSSTRGKQSASLQPSLSTPTKYVVSAAADDTPTSKSNPSGSTKKKYVVLAYPMQSQTMQPSIDDKATTEPKSGQKTLEHPSLPAAGPSESESEHKIKGTFVNTPDDPPISPSVPSKSASKKRTNTIASVPAPPAKKLFKEHSQHTKDQSE comes from the exons CAACTCAACACTGCCTGTCACACTGTGGGGAGATCGATCAACTGCTTTTGATGCAGAGAAAATATATAAGGATGGCCAAACTAAACCCCAGGTTGTCGTGTTTGTTGGAACACTTATCAGAGATTATGCAGGGATAG GCTTAACAATAACTGGTAGCTCACCATGCAAATGGTATATCAATCTGGACATACCTGACGTGCTCAAATTGAAAGAAAG CTTCAGTGTCAACTTCCAGCCAATCTGGGTTGAAAATGCTGCTCCTGCATTCAACCAAGACACTCCAGAGGAAAAAACCATTAAAGAAATTCTAAAACTAAATCCGCACAAATATAAG CGAGCACGTTTTATTGTCAATGTTACTATCAAGAGCATACATGATGAAAACTGCTGGTGGTACAATTCATGTGACCGATGCTGCAGAACTTCAAAGCCATATGGTTCTACCTATAGATGCTCTAGCTGTTGTTATATAGGAATGCCAGTGCCAAG ATACAAAGTTGTGCTCACTGCCGCAGACAACACTTCTGAAGCTGCATTTGTCCTCTTCGGACGAATTGCACATCGCCTAATACACAGACCAGTGGAGTCTCTAATCGAAGAAAATCCACCTGACTTTATCCCAGCTGAGATCCAAGCTCTTGTAGATCAAGCCTTTGTATGGAATGTCAGCTTCACTGAACACACAGTTAAACGGAATCAAGAATCCTTACAGGTCAATAGCATTGTATCATCTGGTGCCCCAAAACAGCACTTCCTGCCTATCTCACCGTCTACTTCAGGAGGCACCTCAACTATCGTACCACTGAGCCCTGGCACTTCACTCCAAACACCACCCGCAGCAAGCGAAAGCAGTATTGAATCACGGTCATCAACCAGAGGAAAGCAAAGTGCATCTCTACAGCCAAGTCTATCAACACCAACAAAATATGTTGTTAGCGCTGCAGCAGATGACACACCAACTAGCAAGTCCAACCCCTCAGGATCCACCAAAAAGAAATATGTTGTCTTAGCATATCCTATGCAATCTCAAACAATGCAGCCTTCCATTGATGATAAG GCCACAACTGAGCCAAAGAGTGGACAGAAAACTTTGGAACATCCATCTCTTCCTGCAGCTGGACCGTCTGAATCTGAATCTGAACATAAG ATCAAaggaacttttgtcaatacaCCTGATGATCCACCTATTAGCCCTTCTGTGCCTAGCAAAAGTGCAAGCAAAAAAAG AACCAACACTATAGCTTCAGTTCCAGCTCCACCTGCTAAGAAGCTATTCAAAGAACATTCCCAGCACACAAAGGATCAAAG TGAATGA
- the LOC127776138 gene encoding uncharacterized protein LOC127776138 isoform X1, whose amino-acid sequence MSASHLFSRLFFSFSPLLFSFRLRAEQPRAVAAVVVGSPPSSSPWARLRGAAVRRRSGGSGARRRSGGSGRSGEHGCGRRSGGQARQRSSGRCERGGRSSNGARAGRGQSSGARARRRSGGERARRPASLGGRGRRPATKKQSLPLPLPLLPPVVPLLASSATRGGTAVAAAEHGRAPRPIHCLPLRLDEVMYRGAIEVLKPLIHEGKVYYIESFTVKDANRTYRPVSNDFMILFSKWTTLEECIDIPADFPTITFSLTPFQEIPSLVDKNIFYVDIMGVITEISSTSIVRPRSRDADSLKGTLQICDAYNSTLPVTLWGDRSTAFDAEKIYKDGQTKPQVVVFVGTLIRDYAGIGLTITGSSPCKWYINLDIPDVLKLKESFSVNFQPIWVENAAPAFNQDTPEEKTIKEILKLNPHKYKRARFIVNVTIKSIHDENCWWYNSCDRCCRTSKPYGSTYRCSSCCYIGMPVPRYKVVLTAADNTSEAAFVLFGRIAHRLIHRPVESLIEENPPDFIPAEIQALVDQAFVWNVSFTEHTVKRNQESLQVNSIVSSGAPKQHFLPISPSTSGGTSTIVPLSPGTSLQTPPAASESSIESRSSTRGKQSASLQPSLSTPTKYVVSAAADDTPTSKSNPSGSTKKKYVVLAYPMQSQTMQPSIDDKATTEPKSGQKTLEHPSLPAAGPSESESEHKIKGTFVNTPDDPPISPSVPSKSASKKRTNTIASVPAPPAKKLFKEHSQHTKDQSE is encoded by the exons atgtctgCTTCACATCTTTTTTCTcgtcttttcttctccttctctcctcttctcttctccttcaggctgcgggcggagcagccgcgcgccgtggccgccgtcgtcgtcggctctccaccgtcgtcgtcgccgtgggcgaggctacgcggcgcggccgtccggcggcggagcggaggcagtggagcgaggcggcggagcggaggcagcgggcggagcggcgagcACGGATGCGGGCGGCGCAGCGGAGGGCAAGCGCGGCAACGGAGCAGCGGAAGGTGCGAGCGCGGCGGCAGGTCGAGCAATGGAGCGCGAGCAGGCCGTGGACAGAGTAGcggagcgcgagcgcggcggcggagcggcggcgagcgagcgcggcggccagcgagtttgggagggagggggaggcggccggcgaccaaGAAACAATCGCTTCCTttgcctcttccccttctcccgccggtGGTGCCTCTCCTAGCATCGTCGGCCACCCGCGGgggcacggcggtggcggcggccgagcaCGGGAGAGCTCCTCGTCCCATCCACTGTCTTCCGCTTCGCCTTGATGAAGTG ATGTATCGAGGCGCAATTGAAGTTCTGAAACCTCTCATCCATGAAGGAAAGGTCTACTACATTGAGTCGTTCACTGTCAAAGATGCAAACAGGACGTATAGACCAGTTTCAAATGACTTCATGATTTTATTCAGTAAATGGACAACCTTAGAAGAATGCATTGACATCCCAGCTGATTTCCCTACCATAACATTTTCATTGACACCTTTCCAAGAAATCCCCTCTCTTGTTGATAAAAACATATTCTATGTTG ATATTATGGGCGTCATTACTGAGATCAGTTCCACATCTATTGTGCGTCCAAGGTCAAGGGATGCTGATAGTTTAAAAGGAACATTGCAGATCTGTGATGCTTA CAACTCAACACTGCCTGTCACACTGTGGGGAGATCGATCAACTGCTTTTGATGCAGAGAAAATATATAAGGATGGCCAAACTAAACCCCAGGTTGTCGTGTTTGTTGGAACACTTATCAGAGATTATGCAGGGATAG GCTTAACAATAACTGGTAGCTCACCATGCAAATGGTATATCAATCTGGACATACCTGACGTGCTCAAATTGAAAGAAAG CTTCAGTGTCAACTTCCAGCCAATCTGGGTTGAAAATGCTGCTCCTGCATTCAACCAAGACACTCCAGAGGAAAAAACCATTAAAGAAATTCTAAAACTAAATCCGCACAAATATAAG CGAGCACGTTTTATTGTCAATGTTACTATCAAGAGCATACATGATGAAAACTGCTGGTGGTACAATTCATGTGACCGATGCTGCAGAACTTCAAAGCCATATGGTTCTACCTATAGATGCTCTAGCTGTTGTTATATAGGAATGCCAGTGCCAAG ATACAAAGTTGTGCTCACTGCCGCAGACAACACTTCTGAAGCTGCATTTGTCCTCTTCGGACGAATTGCACATCGCCTAATACACAGACCAGTGGAGTCTCTAATCGAAGAAAATCCACCTGACTTTATCCCAGCTGAGATCCAAGCTCTTGTAGATCAAGCCTTTGTATGGAATGTCAGCTTCACTGAACACACAGTTAAACGGAATCAAGAATCCTTACAGGTCAATAGCATTGTATCATCTGGTGCCCCAAAACAGCACTTCCTGCCTATCTCACCGTCTACTTCAGGAGGCACCTCAACTATCGTACCACTGAGCCCTGGCACTTCACTCCAAACACCACCCGCAGCAAGCGAAAGCAGTATTGAATCACGGTCATCAACCAGAGGAAAGCAAAGTGCATCTCTACAGCCAAGTCTATCAACACCAACAAAATATGTTGTTAGCGCTGCAGCAGATGACACACCAACTAGCAAGTCCAACCCCTCAGGATCCACCAAAAAGAAATATGTTGTCTTAGCATATCCTATGCAATCTCAAACAATGCAGCCTTCCATTGATGATAAG GCCACAACTGAGCCAAAGAGTGGACAGAAAACTTTGGAACATCCATCTCTTCCTGCAGCTGGACCGTCTGAATCTGAATCTGAACATAAG ATCAAaggaacttttgtcaatacaCCTGATGATCCACCTATTAGCCCTTCTGTGCCTAGCAAAAGTGCAAGCAAAAAAAG AACCAACACTATAGCTTCAGTTCCAGCTCCACCTGCTAAGAAGCTATTCAAAGAACATTCCCAGCACACAAAGGATCAAAG TGAATGA